From the genome of Vulpes lagopus strain Blue_001 chromosome 2, ASM1834538v1, whole genome shotgun sequence, one region includes:
- the LOC121484699 gene encoding olfactory receptor 5: protein MERSLELGNMTRVQEFVLLGLSTKPGIRNVLFAVFLTLYLLTLLENTLIIYLICSHSELHKPMYFFLGNLSCLEMCYVSVTMPSLLLGLWTGPCHVPFTACMTQLFFFISLICMECTLLASMAYDRYVAICRPLHYPLLMRPQVCLGLALSSWLGGLLVSVVKTSCIASLSYCGPNVLNHFFCDVSPLLNLSCTHVALTELVDFISAIIILWGSLLVAIASYVAIGRAVLCMSSAVARRKALSTCASHLVVVGIFYAATLFIYARPSRIEAMDLNKVLSVIYTVVTPMCNPIIYCLRNREVQAAIHRTLHWSQS from the coding sequence ATGGAGAGGTCCCTGGAGTTGGGCAACATGACCAGAGTCCAGGAGTTTGTCTTGCTGGGTTTGTCCACCAAGCCGGGCATAAGGAATGTCCTGTTTGCTGTCTTCCTGACCCTCTACCTGCTGACCCTCCTGGAAAACACCCTCATCATCTACCTCATCTGCAGTCACAGCGAGCTCCACAAGCCCATGTACTTCTTCTTGGGTAACCTGAGCTGCCTAGAGATGTGCTATGTGTCAGTGACCATGCCCAGCCTGCTCCTGGGGCTTTGGACTGGACCCTGCCATGTACCCTTCACAGCCTGCATGACCCAGctcttcttcttcatctccctcATCTGCATGGAGTGTACCCTCCTGGCCTCCATGGCTTATgatcgctatgtggccatctgccgCCCACTCCACTACCCACTGCTTATGAGGCCCCAGGTCTGCCTGGGCTTGGCTTTGTCCTCATGGCTTGGGGGGCTGCTGGTCTCAGTGGTAAAGACATCTTGCATTGCCAGCCTGTCCTACTGTGGCCCCAATGTCCTCAACCACTTCTTCTGTGATGTCTCCCCTCTGCTTAACCTGTCTTGCACCCACGTGGCTCTGACAGAGCTGGTGGACTTCATCTCTGCCATCATTATTCTCTGGGGTTCCCTCCTTGTGGCTATCGCGTCCTATGTAGCCATCGGGAGGGCTGTGCTCTGCATGTCATCAGCTGTTGCCCGTCGCAAAGCCCTCTCCACCTGTGCCTCGCACCTGGTGGTGGTCGGCATCTTCTATGCAGCCACTCTCTTCATCTACGCCCGTCCCAGCCGCATAGAAGCCATGGACCTCAACAAGGTGCTGTCAGTCATCTATACAGTGGTTACGCCCATGTGCAACCCCATCATCTACTGCCTGCGTAACAGGGAGGTCCAGGCAGCGATCCACAGAACCCTACACTGGTCCCAAAGCTGA